In the genome of Desulfuromonas sp. DDH964, one region contains:
- a CDS encoding TPM domain-containing protein — MMSKLSAQTFFSADEKSRIEAAVQEAESRTSGEIVPLVVDESYHYPRAEIVGGGCFALALAVLAAWAFGHSSVWVFLPLFLIGYLPCRWLIRALPGLKRRLIHPLEITTEVEEKALVAFLEHGLHQTRDATGVLILISLFERRVRVLADSGISAVVPQQEWDDIVTTITTGIRTGKTCDALCTAIGRCGDLLQERFPRRTDDQDELPNLILQ, encoded by the coding sequence ATGATGTCCAAACTGAGCGCACAGACCTTCTTCAGCGCCGATGAAAAGAGCCGGATCGAGGCGGCGGTGCAGGAAGCGGAATCCCGGACCAGTGGTGAGATCGTACCGCTGGTGGTGGACGAATCATATCACTACCCGCGGGCGGAAATCGTCGGCGGCGGCTGCTTCGCTCTCGCCCTCGCGGTCCTGGCAGCCTGGGCCTTCGGCCACAGCTCGGTCTGGGTCTTTCTGCCGCTCTTCCTGATTGGCTACCTCCCCTGCCGCTGGCTGATCCGGGCCCTGCCCGGGCTCAAGCGCCGGCTCATCCATCCGCTCGAAATCACCACCGAGGTGGAAGAGAAGGCGCTGGTCGCTTTCCTTGAGCATGGTCTGCACCAGACCCGCGACGCCACCGGGGTGCTGATCCTCATTTCCCTCTTCGAGCGCCGGGTCCGGGTGCTGGCCGACAGCGGTATCAGCGCGGTCGTCCCGCAGCAGGAATGGGACGACATCGTCACCACCATCACCACCGGAATTCGCACCGGCAAAACCTGCGATGCCCTCTGCACGGCCATCGGCCGCTGCGGCGACCTGCTGCAGGAGCGCTTCCCGCGCCGGACCGACGACCAGGACGAACTCCCCAACCTGATTCTTCAGTAA
- a CDS encoding nucleotidyltransferase codes for MKSVGLITEYNPFHNGHLHHLAESRRQAEAEVAVAVMSGHFLQRGEPALFDKWLRTEMALAAGVDLVVELPFPFACNSAQHFARGAVQALDALGVDALCFGSESGDLAALQRTTELLRADAAAIADGTAGLLRQGLTYPAARARVVRDLAGEAAARILATPNNILGLAYLRALAETGSAIQPLTIPRIGAGYHDTENRGDIASATGIRRQLAGGEPVLRFLPEAVQLPFFRALNRNAHLDEGHFHRLLLARILRGPKSLLGLYLVEEGVENRIFEAALSSRSYPELVDGIKSRHFTRTRVQRILAHLLNESQAGAMAEVLAAGPLYLHLLGSSALGRRFLAARRQSISLPLIGNYSRLYAQLKRCYGVDNPIYRLAMAQLEGELRATRNYSLLMKEWPGGERNRDFAERARWEK; via the coding sequence ATGAAGTCAGTTGGCCTGATCACCGAGTACAACCCCTTCCACAACGGCCACCTCCATCACCTCGCGGAGAGCCGCCGCCAGGCGGAGGCGGAGGTGGCGGTGGCGGTGATGAGCGGGCACTTTCTGCAGCGCGGCGAGCCGGCCCTCTTCGACAAGTGGCTGCGTACCGAAATGGCCCTGGCCGCCGGGGTCGACCTGGTGGTGGAACTCCCCTTTCCCTTCGCCTGCAACAGCGCCCAGCACTTCGCCCGCGGAGCGGTGCAGGCGCTGGACGCCCTGGGGGTTGATGCCCTCTGCTTCGGCAGTGAAAGTGGCGATCTCGCTGCCTTGCAGAGAACGACGGAGTTGCTGCGGGCCGATGCGGCGGCGATCGCCGACGGCACGGCCGGGCTGCTGCGGCAAGGTCTGACCTATCCCGCAGCCCGGGCCCGGGTGGTTCGGGACCTGGCCGGAGAGGCAGCGGCAAGGATCCTTGCGACCCCCAACAATATTCTCGGCCTCGCCTACCTGCGTGCCCTGGCCGAGACCGGCAGCGCCATCCAGCCCCTGACCATCCCCCGTATCGGCGCCGGCTACCACGACACCGAAAACCGGGGCGATATCGCCAGCGCCACCGGAATTCGCCGTCAACTCGCCGGCGGCGAACCGGTCCTGCGGTTTCTGCCGGAAGCGGTCCAGCTCCCCTTTTTCCGTGCCCTCAACCGCAACGCCCACCTCGATGAAGGACATTTCCACCGCCTGCTCCTGGCCCGCATTCTGCGGGGGCCGAAAAGCCTGCTCGGGCTCTACCTGGTGGAGGAGGGGGTGGAAAACCGGATTTTCGAGGCGGCCCTTAGCAGCCGCAGCTATCCGGAGCTGGTCGACGGCATCAAGTCCCGGCACTTCACCCGCACCCGGGTTCAGCGCATCCTCGCCCATCTGCTCAACGAAAGTCAGGCCGGGGCCATGGCCGAAGTCCTGGCGGCCGGCCCCCTTTATCTGCACCTGCTTGGCAGCAGCGCCCTGGGGCGCCGTTTTTTGGCCGCCAGGCGCCAATCCATCTCCCTGCCCCTGATCGGGAATTATTCGCGCCTCTACGCCCAGCTGAAGCGTTGCTACGGGGTCGACAATCCGATCTACCGCCTGGCCATGGCGCAGCTCGAAGGGGAACTGAGGGCAACGCGGAACTATTCGCTGCTGATGAAAGAATGGCCGGGGGGGGAGCGCAACCGGGATTTTGCCGAAAGGGCGCGCTGGGAGAAGTAA
- the sfsA gene encoding DNA/RNA nuclease SfsA: MKLPTPLIAGRLRRRYQRFLADVELEDGSLVTAHTPNTGSMQQCAVPGHRVLISMTDNPERKLRYTLELIFVNGHWVDTHTHRTNRVVEEGLRGGSIVELAGYRVTTEVKFGASRLDFGLERDGERCFVEVKNVTLCCQPTVACFPDAVSARGQKHLRELLAARQLGHRAVIFFLVQRGEATSFTAADAIDPVYGRLLREVTAKGVEVFAYKSVVTPAENRVGYRIPVLL, translated from the coding sequence GTGAAACTCCCCACCCCCCTGATCGCAGGGCGGCTGCGGCGCCGCTACCAGCGCTTTCTCGCCGACGTCGAGCTGGAAGATGGCAGCCTCGTTACCGCCCACACCCCCAACACCGGCAGCATGCAGCAGTGCGCTGTCCCCGGCCACCGTGTCCTGATCTCGATGACGGACAACCCCGAGCGCAAGCTGCGCTACACCCTGGAGCTGATTTTCGTCAACGGCCACTGGGTCGATACCCACACCCACCGCACCAACCGGGTGGTGGAGGAGGGGCTGCGCGGCGGCTCCATCGTCGAGCTGGCCGGTTACCGCGTCACCACCGAGGTCAAGTTCGGCGCCAGCCGCCTCGACTTCGGGCTGGAGCGGGATGGGGAACGCTGCTTCGTCGAGGTCAAGAACGTCACCCTCTGCTGCCAGCCGACCGTCGCCTGCTTCCCCGACGCCGTCTCCGCGCGCGGCCAGAAGCACCTGCGCGAGCTGCTGGCGGCGCGCCAGCTCGGCCACCGGGCGGTGATCTTCTTCCTCGTCCAGCGCGGCGAAGCGACCTCCTTCACCGCTGCCGACGCCATCGACCCGGTCTACGGCCGCCTGCTGCGCGAGGTGACAGCAAAAGGGGTGGAGGTGTTCGCCTACAAGAGCGTCGTCACGCCGGCCGAAAATCGGGTCGGGTACCGGATTCCGGTCCTTCTGTAA
- the serB gene encoding phosphoserine phosphatase SerB translates to MEKRMVLITMTGQDQPGIIAAVTEEVAAAGARIRDIEQTVTHTLLSLSLLIDFSTGESASKPLIKDLLFLAKELGLDLDFQVLSEAEYRRKTTRHAYVVTIMGGEVNALALARVSRILADHGVNIERVSKLTQGQLRCVEFLISTPPELDVKALTRKLLNAGASLGVDIAVQKESLYRRAKRLVVMDMDSTLIQIEVIDELARIAGVGPQVAAITERAMNGELDFDGSLRARVALLKGMPAAALEEVYRNIPLTPGARTLVTVLKRLGFRTAVISGGFRFFTDRLQADLGLDYAFANQLEIIDGVVTGNLVGQVVDGARKAQLLEEIAAGEGITLDQTIAIGDGANDLPMLGKAGLGIAFNAKARVREQADTHINQQNLDSILYLLGLSERETAEIAG, encoded by the coding sequence ATGGAAAAACGCATGGTCCTCATCACCATGACCGGCCAGGACCAGCCGGGAATTATTGCCGCAGTGACCGAGGAAGTCGCCGCCGCCGGCGCACGCATCCGCGATATCGAGCAGACCGTCACCCACACCCTTCTCTCCCTGTCGCTGCTGATCGACTTCTCCACCGGTGAGAGCGCCAGCAAGCCGCTGATCAAGGACCTCCTCTTCCTCGCCAAGGAACTCGGGCTCGACCTCGACTTCCAGGTCCTCTCCGAGGCCGAGTATCGCCGCAAGACGACGCGCCACGCTTACGTGGTAACGATCATGGGCGGCGAGGTTAACGCCCTGGCCCTGGCCCGGGTGTCGCGCATCCTCGCCGATCATGGCGTCAACATCGAACGGGTGAGCAAGCTGACCCAGGGGCAGCTGCGCTGCGTCGAGTTCCTCATTTCGACCCCGCCGGAACTGGACGTCAAGGCCCTGACCCGCAAGCTCCTCAACGCCGGCGCCAGCCTCGGGGTCGACATCGCGGTGCAGAAGGAGAGCCTCTACCGCCGCGCCAAGCGGCTGGTGGTGATGGACATGGACTCGACCCTGATCCAGATCGAGGTGATCGACGAGCTGGCGCGCATTGCCGGCGTCGGCCCCCAGGTGGCGGCAATCACCGAACGGGCGATGAACGGCGAACTCGACTTCGACGGTTCGCTGCGGGCGCGGGTGGCGCTGCTGAAGGGGATGCCGGCGGCGGCGCTGGAGGAGGTCTACCGCAACATCCCGCTGACGCCCGGGGCGCGCACCCTGGTGACGGTCCTCAAGCGCCTCGGTTTTCGCACCGCGGTCATCTCCGGCGGCTTCCGCTTCTTCACCGACCGGTTGCAGGCCGATCTCGGCCTCGACTACGCCTTCGCCAACCAGCTCGAAATCATCGACGGCGTCGTCACCGGCAACCTGGTCGGCCAGGTCGTCGACGGTGCCCGCAAGGCGCAGCTGCTTGAAGAGATCGCTGCGGGCGAGGGGATCACTCTCGATCAGACCATCGCCATCGGCGATGGCGCCAATGACCTGCCGATGCTCGGCAAGGCCGGCCTCGGCATCGCCTTCAACGCCAAGGCGCGGGTGCGCGAGCAGGCCGACACCCACATCAACCAGCAGAACCTCGACTCGATTCTCTACCTGCTCGGCCTTTCCGAACGGGAGACGGCGGAGATCGCCGGGTGA
- a CDS encoding Fic family protein produces the protein MPDSISQMTPLLPEGADDLQDLALEVVQRSASLGTRQHPVTLHTLRELLRIINSYYSNLIEGHNTHPYDIVRAMRQQYDAEPAKRNLQLESIAHITVQQQMEEWLHEAAPPNIAGQKFLCSLHQAFFVLLPEEFLVMTNPDNGRECRVVPGELRTQAVKVGQHQPPGHDSLGAFMGRFGEAYAPEKHHGAAKLVAAAAAHHRLMWIHPFLDGNGRVARLFTEAYLHRIPVQGFGLWSVSRGLARRNADYKSALTWADAPRRNDLDGRGNLSNEGLVKFCRFFLEVCLDQVDYMGTLLQLDGLVERVRNYVQLRGTAIIPNPPGKDGLRPEAARMLQEVLLLGEAPRGAVVEASGLKERTGRNVLGQLISEGLLVSDTPKGNVRIGLPIHAAGWFFPELFPVLSR, from the coding sequence ATGCCCGACTCAATCAGCCAGATGACGCCACTGCTTCCGGAAGGGGCGGATGATCTTCAGGATCTGGCCCTGGAGGTCGTCCAGCGCTCGGCCTCTCTCGGCACCAGACAGCACCCTGTTACCTTGCATACCCTGCGTGAACTGTTGCGCATCATCAACAGCTACTACTCCAATCTCATCGAAGGGCATAACACCCATCCCTACGATATCGTCAGGGCCATGCGGCAGCAGTACGACGCCGAACCGGCCAAGCGCAACTTGCAGTTGGAAAGTATCGCTCACATTACGGTACAGCAGCAGATGGAGGAGTGGCTGCACGAGGCGGCGCCCCCCAATATCGCTGGGCAGAAATTCCTCTGCTCGTTGCATCAGGCTTTTTTTGTGCTGCTGCCGGAAGAATTCCTGGTCATGACAAACCCGGATAACGGCCGGGAATGTCGGGTGGTGCCGGGTGAATTGCGCACGCAAGCGGTCAAGGTCGGACAGCATCAGCCGCCAGGGCATGACTCGCTGGGTGCATTCATGGGACGTTTTGGCGAGGCCTATGCTCCCGAAAAGCATCACGGCGCTGCCAAACTGGTGGCGGCTGCCGCGGCCCATCACCGGCTGATGTGGATTCATCCATTTCTCGACGGCAATGGCCGAGTCGCCCGCCTCTTCACCGAGGCCTATCTGCACCGGATTCCTGTCCAGGGCTTCGGCCTCTGGTCGGTCAGCCGGGGGCTGGCACGAAGAAATGCCGATTACAAATCGGCACTCACCTGGGCCGATGCGCCACGCCGCAACGACCTGGACGGCCGGGGGAATCTGTCGAACGAGGGCCTGGTGAAGTTCTGCCGGTTTTTCTTGGAAGTCTGCCTCGATCAGGTGGATTACATGGGCACCCTGCTGCAACTGGACGGTCTGGTGGAACGGGTCAGGAACTATGTACAACTGCGCGGTACCGCCATCATCCCCAATCCCCCCGGCAAGGATGGCCTGCGGCCGGAGGCGGCAAGGATGCTGCAAGAGGTGCTTCTTTTGGGAGAGGCACCGCGGGGGGCGGTGGTGGAAGCATCCGGCCTGAAAGAACGGACCGGCAGAAACGTACTCGGCCAATTGATCTCGGAAGGGCTGCTGGTGTCCGACACGCCCAAGGGGAATGTCAGGATCGGTCTCCCGATCCATGCCGCCGGGTGGTTTTTCCCTGAGTTGTTCCCGGTGCTTTCGCGTTAG
- a CDS encoding IS1380 family transposase, with amino-acid sequence MTFPRFNIEQSDSEFYTSQSGVALVGLAVNRFTSLNARVAKAAPCKGIATADVLRCYLGLLCQGKSDFEAIRPFFEDDEFFAAALGVNKVPSPETLRQRMDAVAEATMRIVDFCTVEFLKKAKAEFSTLETGHMPLDLDVFTQDNSNTKKEGASWTYRKFHGFAPIAAWLGLEGWCLEIEHRPGSQHAQEGFVPFLLRAIHKSRQLTEAPLLVRLDSAHDAIATLVALKEEKVDFIVKWNPRGTDVPARASEVFAHGKMIKQDKTGRIAIMTETVERAFKDEDDKYQTLKVRRVLRATERYFEKDGTPLLVPDIEIEGWWTSLSSAKDKVIELYKGHALCEQYHSELKSDMDLERLPSGKFATNTLVMHCAGLAYNILRAVGQVGLMTGKQRRRAKQRRRLKTVIQDLVYFAGRFICHAHALTLRFSRHAHDQYDAFSRTYRRFAYG; translated from the coding sequence GTGACGTTTCCGCGGTTCAACATCGAGCAGTCCGACAGCGAATTCTACACCTCCCAGTCCGGCGTGGCCCTGGTCGGCCTGGCGGTCAACAGGTTCACGTCGTTGAACGCGCGGGTCGCCAAGGCGGCCCCCTGCAAGGGCATTGCCACGGCCGATGTGCTGCGTTGCTATCTCGGCCTGCTCTGCCAGGGCAAGAGCGACTTCGAGGCGATCCGGCCTTTTTTCGAGGATGACGAGTTTTTCGCTGCGGCCCTCGGCGTCAACAAGGTCCCGTCACCGGAGACCCTGCGTCAGCGAATGGATGCCGTCGCCGAGGCGACGATGCGCATTGTCGACTTCTGTACGGTTGAGTTTCTCAAAAAAGCCAAGGCCGAGTTCTCGACGCTTGAGACCGGGCACATGCCGCTGGATTTGGACGTCTTCACCCAGGACAACTCCAACACCAAGAAAGAGGGGGCCTCCTGGACCTACCGCAAGTTCCACGGCTTCGCCCCGATCGCCGCCTGGCTGGGCTTGGAGGGGTGGTGTCTGGAGATCGAGCACCGTCCCGGGTCCCAGCATGCCCAGGAGGGCTTTGTCCCCTTTTTGCTGCGGGCGATTCACAAAAGCCGGCAGTTGACCGAAGCTCCCCTGCTGGTGCGACTGGACAGCGCCCACGATGCCATTGCGACTCTGGTGGCTCTCAAGGAAGAGAAGGTCGACTTCATCGTCAAGTGGAATCCCCGAGGGACCGACGTGCCGGCCAGAGCCAGCGAGGTCTTTGCCCACGGCAAGATGATCAAGCAGGATAAGACCGGCCGCATCGCCATCATGACGGAAACGGTCGAGCGCGCCTTCAAGGATGAGGATGACAAGTACCAGACTCTCAAGGTCCGCCGTGTGCTGCGGGCCACGGAACGCTATTTCGAAAAAGACGGCACCCCGCTGCTGGTCCCGGACATTGAAATCGAGGGCTGGTGGACCAGCCTCTCAAGCGCCAAGGACAAGGTGATCGAACTGTACAAGGGACACGCCCTGTGCGAGCAGTATCACTCCGAGCTTAAAAGCGATATGGATCTGGAACGTCTGCCGTCAGGCAAGTTCGCCACCAACACCCTGGTCATGCACTGTGCCGGGCTGGCCTACAACATTCTGCGGGCTGTGGGCCAGGTCGGCCTGATGACCGGCAAGCAGCGTCGGCGGGCCAAACAACGCCGCCGGCTCAAGACGGTGATTCAGGACCTGGTCTACTTCGCCGGGCGCTTCATCTGCCACGCACACGCCCTGACGTTGCGCTTCAGTCGGCATGCGCATGATCAGTATGACGCTTTCAGTAGAACCTATCGACGGTTCGCTTATGGCTGA
- a CDS encoding DNA adenine methylase has translation MELFATDLERLAFLLEADAALTLDPDTLGSEAAEQSAPEELPPEKRPKYITNYIGSKQKLVDWIWKHTPEGTGTVLDAFSGSAVVAYMYKTKGLQVIANDRLRYCHHAAKAIIENNSVRLSEDEIEALLADNAKAGSFVQDNFKGIFFAKGVHALIDTIRANCDKLSGFKKDIALFGLGKTCMSGKGGFGHFSSSTDYGRRQDTPDEFKDRLRKNLQRINALVFDNDKENKAYRQDINELLPKAKADLAYFDPPYATEFSTTNYERAYHFVEGLMTYWEGLEIKADTKVKYYETDHKTVTKANASEFFQTFLGNAKHIPHWLISYRDHAYPNEQEMKRIIGSFGKQSRMKSKDHHYAITSKHGEASNAKERLFVCAPGAKASAEREEKPAPMAAAANFHTSIPVDIRLGEGERLATEAMDVGSAGDPQFSFVLCRTGTNKNGDHFTAEELSGRHMTAVNKKVDLQHSQEFNDIVGGIVAADYLEDDNGGRVECVGELYVHDTPAARLAYKLMKRGIISQVSMECDYQEGECSICHKRFQNKADYCTHLRKFKGRDFNGQPVFEILHGVTFTGLGLLDRKGADENARILQVASLQSQPDQSQPEGDSTMEDKTKPTDDPAVEAAKKKPAQQEGDPARVSDLEKENRQLKAQVAELQKRVQELEAEQKAAACRSRAKKLLTRLEKQGLSFASEEDREAELKRLAELSDEAFAATEAAYERLPKSAKADKDKEEKPADSDQGGKPAAKASTETPLRSDAGVRPHDVDDRKVSLEDRLRDGFMAAYRNRVGEDSPEHSQINA, from the coding sequence ATGGAACTGTTCGCCACAGACCTGGAAAGGCTGGCGTTTCTACTGGAGGCCGATGCGGCGCTGACTCTCGATCCCGACACGCTCGGGTCCGAGGCCGCCGAACAGTCCGCTCCTGAAGAGCTCCCTCCCGAGAAGCGCCCCAAGTACATCACCAACTACATCGGCAGTAAGCAAAAGCTCGTCGACTGGATCTGGAAGCATACCCCGGAAGGCACTGGCACGGTGCTGGATGCCTTTTCGGGGTCTGCGGTCGTGGCCTACATGTACAAGACCAAGGGCCTCCAGGTCATCGCCAACGACCGGCTCCGCTACTGCCACCATGCCGCCAAGGCGATCATCGAGAACAACTCGGTTCGCCTGAGCGAGGACGAGATCGAGGCACTCCTGGCCGACAACGCCAAGGCGGGCAGCTTCGTTCAGGACAACTTCAAGGGCATTTTCTTCGCCAAGGGCGTCCATGCGCTGATCGACACCATCCGCGCCAACTGCGACAAGCTCTCCGGCTTCAAGAAAGACATCGCCCTGTTCGGCCTCGGAAAAACCTGCATGAGCGGCAAGGGTGGCTTCGGCCACTTCTCGTCGTCCACCGATTATGGCCGCCGCCAGGACACCCCCGACGAGTTCAAGGATCGCTTGCGCAAGAACCTGCAGCGTATCAACGCCCTGGTTTTCGACAACGACAAGGAGAACAAGGCATACCGGCAGGACATCAACGAGCTGCTGCCGAAAGCCAAGGCGGATCTGGCCTACTTCGATCCGCCCTACGCCACCGAGTTTTCGACCACCAACTACGAGCGGGCCTACCACTTCGTGGAGGGGCTCATGACCTATTGGGAAGGGCTCGAAATCAAGGCCGACACCAAGGTCAAGTATTACGAGACCGACCACAAGACCGTCACCAAGGCCAACGCCAGCGAGTTCTTCCAGACCTTTCTCGGCAACGCCAAGCACATCCCGCACTGGCTGATCTCCTACCGCGATCACGCCTATCCCAACGAGCAGGAGATGAAGCGGATCATTGGCTCCTTCGGCAAACAGAGCCGGATGAAGTCCAAGGATCACCACTACGCCATCACCTCCAAGCACGGCGAGGCTTCCAACGCCAAGGAGCGTTTGTTCGTCTGCGCTCCCGGGGCCAAGGCCAGCGCCGAGCGGGAGGAGAAACCCGCTCCGATGGCCGCCGCCGCGAACTTCCACACCAGCATCCCCGTGGATATCCGGCTGGGCGAAGGCGAACGTCTCGCGACCGAGGCCATGGATGTCGGCTCGGCGGGCGACCCCCAGTTCAGCTTCGTGCTCTGCCGCACCGGGACCAACAAGAACGGCGACCACTTCACCGCCGAGGAGTTGTCCGGTCGGCACATGACGGCCGTGAACAAGAAGGTCGATCTGCAGCATTCGCAGGAGTTCAACGACATCGTGGGAGGCATCGTCGCCGCCGACTACCTGGAGGACGACAACGGCGGCCGCGTGGAATGCGTCGGCGAGCTGTATGTCCACGACACCCCGGCCGCCCGGCTGGCCTACAAGCTGATGAAGCGCGGGATCATCTCCCAGGTCTCCATGGAATGCGACTACCAGGAGGGTGAGTGCTCAATCTGCCACAAGCGCTTCCAGAACAAGGCCGACTACTGCACCCACCTGCGCAAATTCAAGGGCCGTGATTTCAACGGCCAACCCGTTTTCGAGATTCTGCACGGCGTCACTTTCACCGGACTGGGACTGCTCGACCGCAAAGGCGCGGACGAGAACGCCAGGATTCTGCAGGTGGCGTCCCTTCAGAGCCAGCCCGACCAATCCCAACCCGAAGGAGATTCCACGATGGAAGACAAAACCAAACCCACCGATGACCCGGCCGTCGAAGCGGCCAAGAAGAAACCGGCCCAGCAGGAAGGCGATCCCGCTCGCGTTTCCGACCTGGAAAAGGAAAACCGACAGCTCAAGGCCCAGGTCGCCGAGCTGCAGAAGCGCGTCCAGGAACTGGAAGCCGAACAAAAGGCGGCCGCTTGTCGCTCCCGCGCCAAGAAACTGCTCACCCGGCTGGAGAAACAGGGGCTCTCCTTTGCGTCCGAGGAGGACCGGGAAGCCGAGCTGAAACGCCTGGCCGAACTGTCCGACGAAGCCTTCGCCGCCACCGAGGCCGCTTACGAGCGCCTGCCCAAATCGGCAAAGGCGGACAAGGACAAGGAAGAAAAACCCGCCGACAGCGACCAGGGCGGCAAGCCCGCCGCCAAGGCATCGACGGAAACGCCGCTACGCAGCGACGCCGGTGTCCGGCCCCACGATGTGGACGACCGCAAGGTGTCGCTTGAGGACCGTCTGCGCGACGGGTTCATGGCCGCTTACCGCAACCGTGTCGGCGAGGACTCTCCCGAACACTCGCAAATCAACGCATAA
- a CDS encoding zinc ribbon domain-containing protein, which yields MPLINCPECSTEVSDTALKCPKCGVQLRKPKRGFFGKLVKWSFVGFNILMAIWLIGGMNSASEGMQALSGAEQAGAAIGTGIGAMLILGIWVVGDIILGLFVLFTRPKA from the coding sequence ATGCCACTCATCAATTGCCCAGAATGCTCAACAGAAGTAAGCGATACTGCATTAAAGTGCCCTAAATGTGGGGTGCAATTGAGAAAACCTAAGCGCGGTTTTTTCGGAAAATTAGTCAAATGGAGCTTTGTCGGCTTCAATATCCTCATGGCAATATGGCTTATAGGCGGCATGAACTCGGCTTCTGAAGGAATGCAGGCTCTTTCTGGTGCTGAGCAAGCTGGTGCCGCAATTGGAACCGGCATCGGTGCGATGTTGATTCTCGGCATCTGGGTGGTTGGAGATATTATCCTTGGCCTTTTTGTGCTCTTTACCCGGCCAAAAGCATAA
- a CDS encoding DUF7424 family protein, translating into MKKISLIIITVLALSGCKATVETEVSLKDILESKTKTITGDLFVEVAGCNDYKDSRQPSSSLVKVQQTIPSIFPDAKYVECFRKEFDSCVFRAKLSTDSEPNFPPIPMQTCH; encoded by the coding sequence ATGAAAAAGATATCACTGATTATCATAACTGTTTTGGCACTTTCTGGGTGCAAGGCTACGGTAGAGACAGAAGTTAGTTTGAAGGACATTCTTGAATCAAAGACGAAAACTATTACCGGTGATCTTTTTGTGGAGGTTGCAGGTTGCAACGACTACAAAGATTCAAGACAACCATCATCCTCCCTTGTGAAGGTACAACAAACCATTCCGAGCATATTCCCAGATGCAAAATATGTTGAGTGTTTTAGGAAAGAGTTTGACTCTTGCGTATTCCGAGCCAAACTTTCCACCGATTCCGAGCCAAACTTTCCACCGATTCCGATGCAAACTTGCCACTGA